GACACCGGCATCGTGGCCACCGCCTACCTCTTCCGTTCGGCGACCCTCGTTGCGCAGGCTGCGGGCGTGCTCTGCGACGCCGCCGCGGCGCAGCAGTACGCCCAGCTCGCCGACCAGGTGCGGGCCGCGTTCGTCTCGGCCTACATCACCCCCGACGCCCGGATGATGTCGGACGCGCCCACCGCTTACGCGCTCACGCTCACCTTCGACATCGTGACCGATCCGGCGCTGCGCGCGCGACTGGGGCAGCGGCTGGCCGAATGCGTGCGGCGCAGCGCGTTCCACATCGGCACCGGCTTCCTCGGCACCCCGGCGCTGCTGGATGCACTCCTCGACGCCGACCAGGTCGAGGTCGCCGACCGGCTGCTGCTGCAGACGGAGTGCCCGTCGTGGCTGTACCCGGTCACTCAAGGCGCGACGACGGTGTGGGAGCGCTGGGACTCGCTGCTGCCTGACGGCACCATCAACCCCGGCGAGATGACGTCGTTCAACCACTACGCCCTGGGCGCCGTCGTCGACACGCTCTACCGGCGCGTCGCCGGCATCGGCCCCGCGGCGCCGGGCTGGCGGCAGATCCGCTTCGCCCCCAGTCCGCTGCCGTCACTCGATCATGCCCGCGCCCGCGTCGACACGGCCGCCGGCACGGTCGAAGGCGGCTGGGAGCGGCGCGACGGCTCGATCGTGTTCGCCCTCGAGGTGCCCGTGGGGGCGGACGCGATCGTCCGGCTGCCCGGTGAAGACCCGTTCGGAGTCGGCCCCGGGCGCCACGAATGGAGCCGCGCCGCCACTCCATCGCCACGTCCGGGCGAGGTCGGGCTCGGCACCCCGTTCCGCGACATCGCCGGTGACGCCGAGGCCTACGCGTGCGTGATCGACGCCGTCACGGCCGCAGCCGGCGCCGAAGCCGCCGCGATGTTCCGGCACCGCACCGATTGGTCCTCGCACACGCCGCTCGTCGCCGGGATCTTCGGCCTGCCGCCGTCCGTCGGCGGGGGGCTGGCGCAGGCGCTCGGAGGGCTGAGCGCGCGGCGGGGCTGAGCGGGCGGGTGCTGCGCGCCGGACTGCGCGCGGCGCGGCTGAGCGCGCCGCCGCTGAGCGCGGCGGACCCCGGTACGGTGTTCGCATGAGCGATGACTGGACCCGGCTCTGCGCACTGCTCGACGACGACCCCGATCTCCTCACCTCGGTCGGTGCGGCCGCCGGTGATCCTGACGAGGCAGACCCGTGGGGCGCGGTGATCGACGGTCTCGACGATGCCGGCGCGCTCGCCTACCTCGAGCGGGGGGATGCCGGCGTCGAGCTGGCCGACGCACTGGCCGGCGTTCCGCGGGTGTTCCGGGCCGGCGTCGACCTCGAGCCCGTCGCCGATGTCGAGGGAGAACTGCCGGCGGCGATCGCGCGCGCCGACGCGATCCTCGCACCGCAGGGCCTGCGCCTCGTCTACCTCGCGGAAGACTCGGACGCGTTTCCGCTCGTGGTCGTACCGGTCGCGCACGCCGACGAGATCGTCGCGCTGGCGACGAAGCTGGGACACGAGGCCCGGGTCTTCGGCTGAGGTGGCCCCGCGCCGCCCATCGAGGGCGAAACCAGGTGACGGTGGATGCCGGACACCGCTACGCTCACGCCATGTGGCCTTTCGCTGCCAAACCCAAGCCCAAGCCCGCCCCCGCGGTCGGCCCGCCGGATGACACCTCGGTCGATCCGCCGGAGCGCGCGGCGTCGACGCACCGCACCGCCTTCATCCTGCTGGCATTCGGCGGCGCGGCGCTGGCGTCGTTCGGCATCGCCGCGATCGCATCCATCTTCGCGTCGGTGTTCTTCGCCCTCGTTCTGACGATCTGCGTCTACCCGGTGCGGCGATGGCTCGAAGCCCGCGGCGTGCCGCGCGGGCTCGCGACCGTCGCCGTCCTGGTGGCTGTCGTGGCGCTGCTGGCCGCGTTCATCGGGGCGCTGATCGTCTCGTTCGGACAGTTCCTGACGCTGCTGCCGCAGTACACCCCGCAGCTCGAACAGTGGCTGACCGACGTCGGGGTCCGGCTCGAGGGTTTCGGCATCGGCCCGGATGAAGTCGAAGCGATCCTGTCGTCGTTCCAGCCGTCGGTGATCCTCGGCTATCTCGGCGGGCTCGCCGGAAGCGCGGCCGGGCTGATCTCGTCGGCGGTGGTGCTGTTGACGGTGCTGATCCTCATGGCGGCAGACTCGTCGTTCTCCGCGACGATCGCCGCCGGGATCACCGAGCGGCGCCCGGCCGTCGGCGGCGCGATGGTCCGCTTCACGAACGGAGTGCGGCGCTACATGGTCGTCACGACCGGGCTGGGCCTTGCGCAGGGCCTGGTGAACTGGGCCGCGCTGGCGATCATGGGGATCCCCGGTGCGGCGCTGTGGGGACTGCTCTCGTTCCTGTGCAGCTTCATCCCCAACATCGGCTACTTCATCGCGATCATCCCGCCGATCGTGTTCGGCGCGCTCACCGGCGGCTGGCCCCTCGTGATCGCCGTCATCCTCGTCTACGGCGTGTTCAACGCCGTCATCCAGTCGATCGTCCAGCCGAAGGTCGTCGGCAATGCGGTCTCGCTCAGCCAGACGATCACCTTCGTCTCGGTGCTGTTCTGGGCAGTGTTGCTCGGCCCGATGGGTGCGATCCTGGCCGTGCCGCTGACGCTGCTCGTGCGCATGATCCTCATCGACTCCGACCCGCGCACCGCGTGGATCCGCCCCGCGCTCGGCGAGGTCGATGACGCGAAGCGTCAGATGGAGGCGGAGGATGTCGCGCGGGCGCGCGCCCGTCGTCTGCGGCGCGACCAGCGTCGCGCGGGCGAGGGGGGCGAGCGGGCGTAGCGGACGGCCGCAGCCGGTCCGTTTCAGGAGGTCTGTGCCGGGCCGGGTGCTCAGCCCGTGGCCGAGACCGGATCGGCGGACGCGTCAATCCGACGGAGGCGACTGATCAGATCGGTCACCTGGCCGTCGCTGAACAGCCCGTCGGGGCCTTCCGGTGCCAGTCCGGTGAACGGATCCTCGTACAGCCGCCGGGGATCGAGGCATCCCGCGATCGTCAGCTGCTGCACGACCAGATCGACGAACGCGTGCTGGCGCTGGGTGAATCCGGGCGCGGCGACGAAGTCGGCCAGTGCCGCCTCGGCGGCTGAGCGGTCGAGTCCGACGATCGACCTGACGAAGCGGCCGAGACCGCCGGCCTCGACCGACTGTGCCCGCAGCTCGGCCATATCCACCCCGCCCGCCGACACGAGGATCGTCTCGAGCTGGGCGAGATCGAGGGCCGTGAGCGGGCGCCCGGTGCGCAGCTTGTGCAACGCCACCTCCTCGGCATGTGAATCCAGGAAGCCGAGGAGCTTCTCTCGGAATGCGCGGCGGTCCAGTCCCGGCATGACGCGGGCGATCTCGACGTCGCGCGAGTCTCCCACTGTGTCTTCGAAGTCGGTGAAGACCGGCTCCCGTCCGCGCGCATCGAGCAGGCGCACGAGCTCCCGCAGGTTCACCCGCACGCGTTCGAGCAGTGCGAGGGACGGCGCTTGCCACCAATCCGGATCGGCGACGGCGGCAATCAGCGCGCGTTGAGCATCAACAGCGGGGATGCCGCGCCGCTCGGTCAACCCATTCGCGATGTCGACGACGCGATTGATGACCGCGGGGGCGATCGGTGCGCCGTCGGCGACGGCCAGCTGTGCGTCGAGCAGGAGTGCGTCGAACCGCTTCGCCATCTCGTCGGGATCGTTCTCGGCCGGTGAGGGGAGCCCTGCCAGCTCGGCGGCGGCATCGACATCGGCGGCTGTGAACGTGTTCCAGGCCGCTTCCTGGCCGAATCGATCCACGGTCCGCAGATGCTTGCGCACGAGGAAGTTGTCGCGATTCATGGCCGCGACGGCGCCGTGCAGCCGGGTGGCAAGGCCGTCGCGCAGCGCGCGGTCATCGGCGTCGTCCGAGCCGCCGAGCAGTGCCAGCAGCCGCACGCGCGAGCCGAAGAGCCGTTCCGACAGCGAGGTCTGCCGGCCAGTGGGAGCCTCGGGCACATCGACGTTGAAGTATTCGATGTTGCCGCACACGTCGAAGATGATGAAGTCGGTCTTGTCGAGCCCCGGACCATACAGGTCCGGCCTCAGGCGGGTCCCGCGGCCGACCATTTGCCAGTACTTCGTCTGCGAGTGCACCGGCTTGAAGAAGACGAGGTTGACCACATCCGGAATGTCGATGCCGGTGTCGAGCATGTCTACCGAGATCGCGATGTCCGGCGCCTTGCCCGGTGTCGAGAAGTCGTCGATGAGAGTCTGGGCGTACGGCCCCGAGGCGTGTGTGATGACGCGCGCGAGCGAGCCCCTGCTCTCGGGATAATTCGCGTCGAGTCGTGCCTCGATGAAGTCCGCATGCTTCTGGTTCTTGGCGAAGACGATCGTCTTTCCGAGGCGATCGCCGCCGGCGACCCGGTGGCCTTCCTGCATCAGGATTTCGAGCACCTTGTCGACGGTGTCGGCGTTGAAGAGCCACCGGTTCATCGCGGCCGCGTCGATCTCGTCGGGGATCTCGCCGTTGTGCCATTCCAGCGCGTCCCATTGCTCGCGCTCAGCGTCGCTGAGGTCGGCATAGTGGATGCCGCGGTTCATGAAACCGAGGTCGATTACACGTGCACGCGGCGGAACGAGGTAGCCGCCCTCGATCGCGTCGTCGAGCTCGTAGGCGTCGGTGGGCACACCGTCGTCGAGTTCGAACAGGCGGTAGGTGTTGTGGTCGATGTCGGCGCGCGGGGTCGCGGTCAAGCCCACAACCAGAGAGTCGAAGTAGTCGAAGATCTCGCCGTACCGGTGGTAGATCGATCGATGCGCTTCGTCGACGACGATCAGATCGAAGTAGCCCGGGCCGAATCGGCGCAGGTCATCCCCGCCGGCGTCGATGAGCCCCATCACGGTCTGATAGGTCGAGACATAGACGCGGCCGTCGCTGTCGCGGTCGGTGAGCAGATTGACCGGTGCACTGTCGGACAGGTGCATCTTGAACGCGCCGACGGCCTGGTTGACCAGGGCCGTGCGGTCAGCGAGGAACAGCACTCGCTTGACCCAGTTGGCGCGTTGCAGCACGTCGACCAGGGCGATGACGGTGCGCGTCTTCCCCGTGCCGGTCGCCATGACCAGCAGCGCACGGCGCTTCTTCTGCTCGAAGCTTTCGTTCACTGCGCGGATCGCCCGCCACTGATATGGGCGCTCGACGATCGTCCCGTCGATCTCCACCGTGCCGAGCGGCTTCATTGAGCTGCGCCGCTGCACGGCCAGGGCCAGTTGGTCCTTGGTAAGAAACCCCGCGATGCGACGCGGCGGGTAACGGCGATCGTCCCACATCCAGTGCTCGTACCCGTTCGAGTAGAAGACGATCGGGCGCTGACCGAAGTCGCGCTCGAGCGCGTCGGCGTACAGTTCAGCCTGCAGCCGCCCCTCCCTGGCGTCCTTGCGGGTGCGCTTGGCCTCGACGACCGCGAGCGGCGTGCCGTCATCGCCCCACAGCACATAGTCGATCTTGCCGGTGCCCGACGGGCTCGGGATGCCGGTGACCGGCCATTCGCGGTCGCGTGCATCGCTGAGAATCCAGCCGGCTTCTCGCAGCTGCAGGTCGATGAGCGCGCTGCGGGTCTCGGTCTCGGTGGCTTCGGTCGGGTCGGCGATGCCGAGATCGGCGTTCTTCGCCTCGTTCGCGGCCTTGAGCTCGGCGAGCTGTGCGCGGAGTGCATCCAACTGGGCTTGCGCTTCGGCGCCGAGCGCGTGCGCGGCCGCGAGTTGCGCCGTGAGGTCGGCGCGAGCGGCATCGAACTCGGCTTGCAGCTTCTCCAGTTCGGCGCGGGTGCGCTGGATCACGACGGCCGGCGCCGGCGGCACGAGAGCGAACGCGAACGGTGCGGGTTCGGGTGCGGCCGGATCGGCATAGCAGTGGTGCAGCCACCGGCACAGGCTGTGCAGTTGCTCGATCGCCAGGCGGGCGCGGAGCAGCGGAAGGTCGTCGTCTTTGTGGACGGCGTCGTTGCCGATGAGCCGGATCGACTTCAGGATCCCCCCCACGTTGTCGCCGACCGCGTCGCGGAACGGCTTCTGATGGGTGAGGTTCGAGAACGAGTCGTCGTAGGGGCGGACGAGGTTCTCGGCCGCGTAGATCCACTCGGTGAACAGTTCGGCGGCGCGGCGCGCATACGTCGCGGCCGCGCGCGGATCGGGCTTGAGGTAGGCCTCGGCGCGGGTCGCGGCATCGCCGATCTGCGGCCATCGGCCGACGACGAACTCGAAATTCCCCAACGAACGGCTCCTCTGGGCGGCACCGGCCGCCGCTCAGACCGATGCTAGCGAAGCCGCCGACATCAATGTCGGAGGTGTGGTGTGTCCTGATCTACTGGCCATCGGGCCGGTGGCGCACGACTGGGGTCTGCGTCTGGGACGACCAGAAAGTCATTCGTCATGTCTGAATACAACAACACGCCTGCTCTGCCGCCTGCCGGGTGGTACCTCGACCCGCACGACACCGCGCGGCAGCGGTACTGGGACGGTGCGCGGTGGACCGAGCAGGTCGCCGCACCCGACGCCGCTGCCACGCCGCCGAGCACCGAGTCGCCGTCGGCCGTTGGCGCCGCGGCCGCCGTGGTGAGCACGCGTCGCTTGCCGAAGCTCACCTGGTGGCAGTGGGCGCTCGGCGCGCTCGGAACCCTCGTGCTGATCAGCATGATCGTCACGGGGATCAACGGTGTCGCCGGCATCGGCGCAGACTCGGCGTCATCCGATCCCGCGCCGGCAGAACCGGCCGCAGCCGGAAGCGGCGGGTTCACACAGGATTCCAAACGGCCCACCGAGAAGCCGGTCGCGATGATCGAGGTACCCGACCTGGTGGGCGTCACCGTCGCCGAAGCGCGAGCACAGCTCAACGACCTCGGTCTGGACCTCGAAGCCACCGACGCGGGCGACGACTGGATCGTCACGGCCCAGCAGCCGGCGCAGGGATCGCACCCGCTGGAGGGCCTCGAGTTGAGCATCACCAGCGAGGCGCCCAAGCCGGTGTACACGCTGGCTCAGCAGAACGCGATCGGCACGGCGCAGGATTACCTGGACTATTCCGGGTTCTCGCGCGGCAGCCTGATCGGCCAGCTGGAGTACGAGGGATTCTCGACCGAAGATGCCACCTTCGGTGCCGACAACGCGGGTGCTGATTGGAACGCTGAGGCGGCCGAGAGCGCAGCGTCGTACCTGGACTACTCGTCGTTCTCGCGGCAGGGCCTGTACGACCAGCTCGCATATGAAGAGTTCACGCCCGAGCAGATCGAGCACGCACTGAGCGCCGTCGGCTACTGATCGGCTGACCTGTTCAGTGGAAACCGCGGCGGCGGTCACTCTGGGGTGGGCGCCGCCGCACCGCTTCTCCACATTCGGGTCGATCTCCGGCCGCGTGGGGGAAGTGCGGAATACGATGTGATGAATATCGGGGGTCATCATGTCGTTCAATGTTGCGCTGACGTCGGTGCTTTCGGGCGCGTCCGTCCGGCAGCTCGGGCACTGGCGCAAGACGGAGCTGCTCGTGCCCGAGGTGAACAGCGCGAGCCGACCGATTCTCTACTCCTTCCGCGATATCCTCGCGCTTCGCGCCGTGGTGAAACTTCGGCAGGATCAGTCACTGCAGAAGATCCGCAAGGCGTTCGCCACCCTTCCGCACCTCGATCTCACCGAGCATCCCGCACAGTACGCGCTCGTGAACGAGGGCTCCACCATCGCGCTGGTCCGGGATGACGGCAGCGAGATCGACCTTGTGACCAGGCCGGGCCACGCGATTCTCGTCACACTTCCCGACATCATGAACTCCTTCGAAACGCACCGTGGGGCGGTCGTCGACCTGCGTCGCCCTCGGGAACACCTCCGAGTTCGGGAGCAGTGGCTGGGAGGGTGGCCGACAATCGAAGGTACGCGGGTACCCTATGACACGATCGCGGAGTTGCTGTCCGACGGAACCATTGAGCCGTCGGACGTCGGCCATTATTACCCCGGCGTCACAGCAGCAGCGGCACGGGACGCGTTGGATTTCGCTCGCTCCGTCCCTGGCTGGCGCGAATCGATTGCAGCGTGACGTGAGGTTCTTCCTCGACGAGAACATGCCCGTCGTGGCTGTTCCGCCGCTGCGTGCTGTCTTCGGCGATCGGCATGAATTCGAGACCGCACGCACTCTTGGTGTCACAGGCGTCGATGATGTCGATCTCTACCCTCGTGTTCGCGCTGCCGGCGTGCTCGCGATCATCTCGAAGGACGATCGTCAGCTGAGGGTCGAAATCGAGCGCCGTGGTTTGTTCGAGAATCAACTGTCGTTCGTCCACCTCCGCACCACAACGATCGCTGGACAGAAGGGTCTTGCCCTGACAGTCGCTTCGTTGGCGGCGGGCATCCCGTACATCGAAGAACGGTGGATGCCGGAACCGTACGTGTTTCGCCTCAAGGGCTTGCAGAGCGCCTTCTCCGAACGGATCGCCTCGCACCAGCCGATCTGGCGCGATCGCTGGGGTGACAAGCCGGACGGGTGAGCGCGCCCGCTGTCTAGAGTTCACCTCGGAAGGCGCGGTGCTGCAGAGATGCGATGAGGGAGTTGAACGACTGTGCACGGCCGATTGCGTGATCTCGAGCCTGGTCGATTACGCGCAGCGCCTCCATGAAGCGCGACTGGGCGTGATCGGTCGGATCGAAGACGGGTAGTGATCGCAGTGTGGGAATGCTGATGTTGTACTGGCCAGCGGATGTCGCAGCCCCCGACCGCAAGTGGCGTCGTGCGATCGGACTGCGGGCCAGGGCGGCAATCGCGCGCGGCTCGATACCTTGCTTCAGACGCGCACGGATCAAGTACGAGGCAAACACCCACGGCGTTGAGTCTCCCGGTGTCGGCTTCAAGGTTGAGAATGCAGATGCACGGCCGACAATGTCGGGGTTTCCGTTCGAACGAACGAACAGCACATCGCGCGGGTGCAGCCGCAGCCGCGTCGACTCCGCGACTGGTATTTCCACGGTCTTCAGATCTGCCGAGTTGATGGCGAACCCGGTCACGTTCGGAATCCGTAGGACCGGGAGCCCCGTCGCACCCGCCCTTTGCGATGTGCCGTATCGAAATTCCTCGGTGATGTCGCCCAGCTGTATCCCCGACCCAATCGATCCACCCAGGAGGCGCTCGAAGCTCGCGTCTTCGAGAACATCGAACCGGGTGGCTGCGCGATGCGCAGTGGCGCGCAGGGCGTCGGCCTCGTCGAGGATCGCTGCGATTCGGCGCTGCTCGTGGAGGGGTGGGACGGGCACACGGTATTCGCGGAGGAACTTGAAATGCCTCGAGTACCCGGCATTTGGAATGTCGAGCGAGCGCATCCATTGGAAGGCATATCGCGGATCGAGTCGGGGTGAAACGCTCAGGACTTTCACCCCGTCCGCTCCGATCACAAAGTCATTCGACGCGAACTTAACTCGCCGCGTGTGGTCACCGAACAGAAGTAGAGGGCGATCCACTCTGGTCACGGCTGATTCGTCGTCCCAATAGCCGGCGACGTCCTGGTCGCCTTGGTCGCGCACGGGAAATCTGCCTGCCATCGCGAAGTCGCGTTGCTTTATGCGCGGGCTCTTTGCCGTGACGTCGGCGAAGGCGTCAACGAACGGCACCGATTCCCAAGTCACGCGAGCATCTCCCGCAGGCGTTTGAGCCCGTCCTGGATCCCCAGTTCCAGAGCATCGAGCTCGTCGAGGATCTCGGCGGGGGAGCGGTGCTCGACCTCCTCGATCTCGATCTCCTTGTACCGATTCAGCGAGAGGGCGTAGTTGTTGTCGACGATCTCCTGCTTCGGCACCAGGAATGACTGAGCGGTGCGGGGATTGGAGGGCTCATCGAACACGGGCGACGTTTCGTCTCGCCTCGCTCGCTCACCGATCGGGGGGCGGAGGGAGCGCCAGCGGGCCAGCACGTCCGGAAGGTCGTCCGCCTCGATCGGCGTGCGCTTGTCGTCGAGTGTCATACCGTCGGCGCGCACGTCGTAGAACCACACGTTGTCGGTGCCGCCGGACGACGTCTTGGTGAAGAGCAGGATCGCGGTCGAGACTCCGGTGTAGGGCTTGAACGTTCCGGAGGGCAGCTTGATCACGGCATCGAGCTTGTGGTCGTCGACGAGCAGCTTGCGCACCGCTTTGTGTGCGTTCGACGATCCGAACAGCACACCCTCGGGAACGATGACGGCCGCGCGGCCGCCGTTACGCAGCATCCGGACCATCAAGACCAGGAAGAGCAGCTCGGTCTTGCGGGTCTTCACGACCTTCTGCAGGTCCTTCGCGACGGTCTCGTCGTCGAGCGACCCGGCGAACGGCGGGTTGGCCAGCACGAGCGAGTACTGGTCGAGCCCCGGATGTCCC
This DNA window, taken from Microbacterium invictum, encodes the following:
- a CDS encoding restriction endonuclease subunit S, producing MTWESVPFVDAFADVTAKSPRIKQRDFAMAGRFPVRDQGDQDVAGYWDDESAVTRVDRPLLLFGDHTRRVKFASNDFVIGADGVKVLSVSPRLDPRYAFQWMRSLDIPNAGYSRHFKFLREYRVPVPPLHEQRRIAAILDEADALRATAHRAATRFDVLEDASFERLLGGSIGSGIQLGDITEEFRYGTSQRAGATGLPVLRIPNVTGFAINSADLKTVEIPVAESTRLRLHPRDVLFVRSNGNPDIVGRASAFSTLKPTPGDSTPWVFASYLIRARLKQGIEPRAIAALARSPIARRHLRSGAATSAGQYNISIPTLRSLPVFDPTDHAQSRFMEALRVIDQARDHAIGRAQSFNSLIASLQHRAFRGEL
- a CDS encoding DUF6630 family protein yields the protein MSDDWTRLCALLDDDPDLLTSVGAAAGDPDEADPWGAVIDGLDDAGALAYLERGDAGVELADALAGVPRVFRAGVDLEPVADVEGELPAAIARADAILAPQGLRLVYLAEDSDAFPLVVVPVAHADEIVALATKLGHEARVFG
- a CDS encoding DUF433 domain-containing protein — protein: MSFNVALTSVLSGASVRQLGHWRKTELLVPEVNSASRPILYSFRDILALRAVVKLRQDQSLQKIRKAFATLPHLDLTEHPAQYALVNEGSTIALVRDDGSEIDLVTRPGHAILVTLPDIMNSFETHRGAVVDLRRPREHLRVREQWLGGWPTIEGTRVPYDTIAELLSDGTIEPSDVGHYYPGVTAAAARDALDFARSVPGWRESIAA
- a CDS encoding Ltp family lipoprotein → MSEYNNTPALPPAGWYLDPHDTARQRYWDGARWTEQVAAPDAAATPPSTESPSAVGAAAAVVSTRRLPKLTWWQWALGALGTLVLISMIVTGINGVAGIGADSASSDPAPAEPAAAGSGGFTQDSKRPTEKPVAMIEVPDLVGVTVAEARAQLNDLGLDLEATDAGDDWIVTAQQPAQGSHPLEGLELSITSEAPKPVYTLAQQNAIGTAQDYLDYSGFSRGSLIGQLEYEGFSTEDATFGADNAGADWNAEAAESAASYLDYSSFSRQGLYDQLAYEEFTPEQIEHALSAVGY
- a CDS encoding type I restriction endonuclease subunit R encodes the protein MGNFEFVVGRWPQIGDAATRAEAYLKPDPRAAATYARRAAELFTEWIYAAENLVRPYDDSFSNLTHQKPFRDAVGDNVGGILKSIRLIGNDAVHKDDDLPLLRARLAIEQLHSLCRWLHHCYADPAAPEPAPFAFALVPPAPAVVIQRTRAELEKLQAEFDAARADLTAQLAAAHALGAEAQAQLDALRAQLAELKAANEAKNADLGIADPTEATETETRSALIDLQLREAGWILSDARDREWPVTGIPSPSGTGKIDYVLWGDDGTPLAVVEAKRTRKDAREGRLQAELYADALERDFGQRPIVFYSNGYEHWMWDDRRYPPRRIAGFLTKDQLALAVQRRSSMKPLGTVEIDGTIVERPYQWRAIRAVNESFEQKKRRALLVMATGTGKTRTVIALVDVLQRANWVKRVLFLADRTALVNQAVGAFKMHLSDSAPVNLLTDRDSDGRVYVSTYQTVMGLIDAGGDDLRRFGPGYFDLIVVDEAHRSIYHRYGEIFDYFDSLVVGLTATPRADIDHNTYRLFELDDGVPTDAYELDDAIEGGYLVPPRARVIDLGFMNRGIHYADLSDAEREQWDALEWHNGEIPDEIDAAAMNRWLFNADTVDKVLEILMQEGHRVAGGDRLGKTIVFAKNQKHADFIEARLDANYPESRGSLARVITHASGPYAQTLIDDFSTPGKAPDIAISVDMLDTGIDIPDVVNLVFFKPVHSQTKYWQMVGRGTRLRPDLYGPGLDKTDFIIFDVCGNIEYFNVDVPEAPTGRQTSLSERLFGSRVRLLALLGGSDDADDRALRDGLATRLHGAVAAMNRDNFLVRKHLRTVDRFGQEAAWNTFTAADVDAAAELAGLPSPAENDPDEMAKRFDALLLDAQLAVADGAPIAPAVINRVVDIANGLTERRGIPAVDAQRALIAAVADPDWWQAPSLALLERVRVNLRELVRLLDARGREPVFTDFEDTVGDSRDVEIARVMPGLDRRAFREKLLGFLDSHAEEVALHKLRTGRPLTALDLAQLETILVSAGGVDMAELRAQSVEAGGLGRFVRSIVGLDRSAAEAALADFVAAPGFTQRQHAFVDLVVQQLTIAGCLDPRRLYEDPFTGLAPEGPDGLFSDGQVTDLISRLRRIDASADPVSATG
- a CDS encoding AI-2E family transporter, which produces MWPFAAKPKPKPAPAVGPPDDTSVDPPERAASTHRTAFILLAFGGAALASFGIAAIASIFASVFFALVLTICVYPVRRWLEARGVPRGLATVAVLVAVVALLAAFIGALIVSFGQFLTLLPQYTPQLEQWLTDVGVRLEGFGIGPDEVEAILSSFQPSVILGYLGGLAGSAAGLISSAVVLLTVLILMAADSSFSATIAAGITERRPAVGGAMVRFTNGVRRYMVVTTGLGLAQGLVNWAALAIMGIPGAALWGLLSFLCSFIPNIGYFIAIIPPIVFGALTGGWPLVIAVILVYGVFNAVIQSIVQPKVVGNAVSLSQTITFVSVLFWAVLLGPMGAILAVPLTLLVRMILIDSDPRTAWIRPALGEVDDAKRQMEAEDVARARARRLRRDQRRAGEGGERA